One stretch of Paenibacillus sp. FSL R5-0341 DNA includes these proteins:
- the trmB gene encoding tRNA (guanosine(46)-N7)-methyltransferase TrmB, translating into MRLRGRKGIRENLEQQVDLVVLDPKQHKGKWSELFGNDHPIFVEFGMGKGQFISQMSYKYPEFNFIGIDMYDELVRRASEKARNAWSQADVETPPNLKLALANIEQIEEVFEPEELERIYLNFSDPWPKAKHARRRLTHPRFLKKYTELLNPKGQIHFKTDSETLFDFSLNAISDFGLQMTNLSLNLHRDGLNEEHVMTEYEQKFMGKGMNIHRVEVIVGEEALRDYQQIRLDKYKVREASDESGEDQEQE; encoded by the coding sequence ATGCGTTTACGTGGCAGAAAAGGGATAAGAGAAAATCTGGAGCAACAAGTCGATCTTGTTGTACTGGACCCCAAGCAGCACAAAGGAAAATGGTCGGAACTGTTTGGCAATGACCATCCGATCTTCGTGGAATTTGGTATGGGTAAAGGGCAATTTATCAGCCAAATGAGTTATAAATATCCGGAATTCAATTTTATCGGTATTGATATGTATGATGAACTGGTACGACGTGCCAGTGAGAAAGCTCGTAATGCATGGAGTCAGGCTGATGTGGAGACACCTCCGAACCTGAAGCTTGCGCTGGCGAATATTGAACAGATTGAAGAAGTTTTTGAGCCGGAAGAACTGGAACGCATTTATTTGAACTTCAGTGATCCTTGGCCAAAAGCAAAGCATGCACGCCGTCGGTTGACGCACCCGCGTTTCCTGAAGAAATATACGGAACTGCTTAATCCAAAAGGACAGATCCATTTCAAAACCGACTCGGAGACACTGTTTGATTTCTCACTCAACGCCATTTCCGACTTTGGTCTGCAAATGACGAATCTGTCTTTGAACCTGCATCGCGATGGACTGAATGAAGAGCATGTAATGACCGAGTACGAGCAGAAATTCATGGGCAAAGGCATGAACATTCACCGCGTTGAAGTGATCGTTGGTGAAGAGGCCTTGCGTGATTATCAGCAGATACGTCTGGACAAGTATAAAGTTCGTGAAGCTTCGGATGAGTCTGGCGAAGATCAGGAACAGGAATAA
- a CDS encoding AraC family transcriptional regulator has protein sequence MRKRSEDSQMVFTRILIGIIISTVATLLVASSILYVNYNRIALRQVYRTDMNSLTQTSREVAKMTETAKSLSYQIYQDYTISSLLLYSKPNIYEITSAMEQLDNYRMSLPFIESIYVYNSKSNEFFISSDVRNGQQSFAEIDDQGITSILQSFHDYKPFVPIPRTYQVGSTEETEVNSYTYLCYDTINDNAKLNYAVIVNIKDDWLSPNMNAVDQPGKTFIVNENGDLLSDFGDRALMKNLSSEAFMQPIMQDMQQSAYFTEEVDGEKSLITYTAPDDLGWRYVRITPYDLITSDIRSMRTHTVLFCVGLLIAGLLLSYLVSRKLYHPIDKVLVRLRVMEAERRGSLHLLRQDFLRGALQGRETVTGGMLEERMKFYGSSIDVQRASRLVLLRIDHFTEFNETYRDETQLVKYAMMNICTETADLHYNAEAVDMGRDLITLIFNEKEEIPQLGQPAPNRIEELLRMMQAAVMTHLKCSISCTIGTEEDSLEDSIASYTRSAEASLHRLFMGPGCLIYTADIMAYHTKEYAFPAGKERQLVDYLMTGKTREAKQVYADIVGETAAYPFTVFQLALSHLTMTLNHVRNTLKKNNQLTLNSVSDGLMLPVKDAEDISEVHEHFYRMFDELGSKVEEKRTLKHEELIRKINGIIERDYADPNLCLTSIADELGMSPIYVSRLYKQLTLKGLTDVINETRIAKAQHLLVETENSVADIAERTGFTNSSYFYRMFKKFNGVTPNDYRRKEFHSENF, from the coding sequence ATGCGTAAACGTTCAGAGGACAGTCAGATGGTCTTTACACGAATTCTGATCGGCATTATTATCAGCACTGTCGCTACCTTGCTTGTGGCTTCCTCTATTTTGTACGTCAATTATAATCGTATTGCTCTTCGCCAAGTATATCGGACAGATATGAACAGTCTTACTCAAACCAGCCGTGAAGTGGCCAAAATGACCGAGACTGCAAAATCATTGTCATATCAGATTTATCAAGACTACACCATCTCTTCATTACTGCTCTATTCCAAACCCAATATCTATGAGATCACATCGGCGATGGAGCAGCTCGACAACTACCGTATGTCCCTTCCTTTTATCGAATCCATCTATGTATATAACTCCAAAAGCAATGAGTTCTTTATCAGTTCCGACGTGCGCAATGGGCAACAGTCCTTCGCGGAGATCGACGATCAGGGGATTACAAGTATCCTTCAGAGCTTCCATGACTATAAACCTTTTGTGCCCATCCCGCGTACATATCAGGTCGGTTCTACCGAAGAGACAGAGGTTAACAGCTACACCTATCTCTGTTATGACACAATCAATGACAATGCCAAACTAAACTATGCCGTCATCGTTAATATCAAGGATGATTGGCTCAGTCCGAATATGAATGCTGTGGATCAACCAGGCAAGACCTTTATCGTGAATGAGAATGGAGACCTTTTATCTGACTTTGGCGACCGTGCATTGATGAAAAATCTCTCCAGCGAAGCATTCATGCAGCCGATCATGCAGGACATGCAGCAGTCTGCTTACTTTACGGAAGAGGTCGACGGAGAAAAATCACTCATTACGTACACCGCTCCCGATGACCTGGGCTGGCGTTATGTGAGAATAACACCGTATGATCTGATTACCTCAGATATACGGAGTATGCGTACACATACCGTTCTGTTTTGTGTCGGACTTCTCATCGCAGGCTTGCTGCTCTCTTACCTTGTGTCCAGAAAACTATATCATCCCATTGATAAGGTGCTTGTTCGTTTGCGTGTGATGGAAGCAGAGCGACGTGGCAGTCTTCATTTGTTACGGCAGGATTTTCTGCGAGGAGCTCTGCAGGGTCGTGAAACAGTAACCGGAGGTATGCTGGAAGAACGAATGAAGTTCTATGGTTCCTCCATTGACGTTCAACGTGCTTCCAGGCTAGTATTACTGCGGATTGACCATTTTACCGAATTCAATGAAACGTATCGTGACGAGACCCAGCTTGTAAAATACGCCATGATGAACATATGCACCGAGACGGCTGATCTCCACTATAATGCGGAAGCGGTGGACATGGGCCGCGATCTGATTACACTCATCTTCAATGAAAAAGAAGAAATCCCTCAACTTGGCCAACCTGCTCCTAACCGGATCGAAGAATTGCTACGTATGATGCAGGCTGCTGTAATGACCCATTTAAAATGCTCCATCTCCTGCACCATCGGCACGGAAGAAGATTCATTGGAAGACAGTATTGCATCCTACACCAGATCAGCCGAAGCTTCACTGCATCGTTTGTTCATGGGACCAGGCTGTCTAATCTATACCGCTGACATCATGGCTTATCACACGAAAGAATACGCATTCCCGGCAGGTAAGGAAAGACAACTTGTCGATTATCTAATGACAGGCAAGACGAGAGAAGCCAAACAAGTCTATGCAGACATCGTCGGCGAGACAGCCGCCTATCCGTTTACCGTCTTCCAGCTAGCTTTATCCCATCTGACGATGACATTGAATCATGTACGAAATACCCTCAAGAAGAACAATCAGCTCACGCTTAATTCAGTCTCCGATGGTTTAATGCTGCCTGTTAAAGACGCTGAAGACATCAGTGAAGTACATGAACACTTCTATCGGATGTTTGATGAGCTTGGTTCCAAAGTCGAGGAGAAACGCACACTGAAGCATGAAGAGTTGATTCGTAAAATCAATGGCATTATCGAGCGGGACTATGCCGATCCCAATCTCTGTCTAACTTCAATTGCAGATGAACTGGGCATGTCGCCCATCTATGTGAGCAGACTCTACAAACAGCTCACCCTGAAAGGGCTCACGGATGTGATTAACGAAACACGGATAGCCAAAGCTCAGCATTTGCTGGTAGAGACAGAGAACTCCGTTGCCGATATTGCCGAGAGAACCGGGTTCACCAACAGTTCCTATTTCTACCGCATGTTCAAAAAGTTCAATGGTGTTACACCAAACGATTATCGCCGCAAAGAATTTCATTCAGAGAACTTTTGA
- a CDS encoding TIGR01212 family radical SAM protein (This family includes YhcC from E. coli K-12, an uncharacterized radical SAM protein.) has translation MNAPALQPPLLWGDKRFHTWNYEMRDQFNNKVFKVMLDAGFTCPNRDGSIAKGGCTFCSARGSGDFAGSRREDLVTQFNTIRDKQHLKWPTAHYIGYFQAYTNTYAPVEELREYFEEILEQPGVVGLSIATRPDCLPDDVVDYLAELNERTYLWVEMGLQTIHDSTSTLINRAHDTKCYEEAVEKLRKRNIRVCTHIIYGLPQETHEMMLDTGRAVANMDVQGIKIHLLHLMRKTPMVKQYEAGLLRFLDQDEYIKLIVDTLEMLPPEMIVHRLTGDAPRDLLIGPMWSMNKWEVLNSIDRELRERDSWQGKYWRRA, from the coding sequence ATGAATGCACCTGCATTACAGCCCCCTCTTCTGTGGGGAGATAAACGATTCCATACCTGGAATTACGAGATGCGCGACCAATTTAACAATAAGGTTTTCAAAGTGATGCTGGATGCCGGCTTCACCTGTCCGAACCGTGACGGTTCAATTGCCAAAGGTGGCTGCACCTTCTGCAGTGCGCGTGGATCAGGTGATTTTGCTGGTAGCAGACGTGAAGATCTGGTCACCCAGTTCAATACGATAAGAGATAAACAACATCTCAAGTGGCCTACAGCCCATTATATTGGCTACTTCCAAGCCTATACCAACACGTATGCTCCGGTTGAGGAGCTGCGCGAATATTTTGAAGAAATTCTAGAGCAACCCGGTGTTGTTGGTTTGTCCATCGCCACTCGCCCGGACTGTTTGCCAGATGACGTCGTTGATTATTTGGCTGAACTGAACGAGCGCACCTACCTGTGGGTTGAGATGGGGCTGCAAACCATCCATGATTCCACATCGACATTGATCAATCGGGCGCACGACACGAAGTGTTACGAAGAAGCCGTTGAGAAACTGCGCAAACGGAATATACGTGTGTGCACACATATCATATATGGTCTGCCTCAAGAGACGCATGAAATGATGCTGGATACTGGACGTGCCGTCGCCAACATGGATGTACAGGGCATCAAGATTCACCTGCTGCATCTGATGCGCAAAACACCAATGGTAAAGCAATACGAAGCCGGTCTTTTACGTTTTCTGGATCAGGACGAGTATATTAAGCTGATCGTAGATACACTGGAGATGCTTCCACCGGAAATGATTGTACACCGCCTTACAGGGGACGCACCGCGTGATCTGCTGATTGGACCGATGTGGTCTATGAACAAATGGGAAGTGTTGAACTCCATTGATCGTGAGCTGCGAGAGCGGGATTCCTGGCAAGGTAAGTATTGGAGGCGAGCATAG
- a CDS encoding type I phosphomannose isomerase catalytic subunit has translation MSTPYPLQFQPEFKERVWGGRALEQFGLTPPEGHIGEGWMIADHPNGTTKVLNGALAGKGLDEVREQLGTEWLGTKGVSEKGGRFPLLIKLLDCNDDLSVQVHPTDEYEALPPGELGKTEMWYVLDAKPGAHIIYGLNEGVDRATLKEALENGTVMDTLRQVPVEAGDTFFIPAGTVHALCAGVVVAEIQQNSDTTYRIYDYNRPGLDGKPRELHVEDSLNVTAYEGAGASTMKTNNATPGEWLKLAECPYFVVEKGIVTERWELSTNPDSFTILVVCEGEGTLSWAHAESDNIELKAGQCYLLPANLGSYTLDGNTTVLRSYLP, from the coding sequence ATGTCTACGCCATACCCATTACAATTCCAACCTGAATTCAAAGAACGTGTGTGGGGCGGTCGTGCGCTGGAGCAATTTGGCCTTACGCCCCCTGAAGGACATATTGGAGAAGGCTGGATGATTGCAGATCATCCCAATGGTACAACCAAGGTATTAAATGGAGCACTTGCTGGCAAGGGTCTGGATGAAGTTCGTGAACAACTGGGCACCGAATGGCTTGGAACCAAAGGCGTTTCCGAAAAAGGTGGACGCTTCCCCCTTTTGATTAAATTGCTCGACTGTAACGATGACCTGTCCGTTCAGGTTCATCCGACAGACGAGTACGAGGCACTTCCTCCTGGCGAGCTTGGCAAAACAGAAATGTGGTATGTACTCGACGCAAAACCGGGCGCACACATCATCTATGGCTTAAATGAAGGTGTGGACCGTGCAACATTGAAAGAAGCATTGGAGAACGGTACGGTGATGGATACCCTTCGTCAGGTTCCTGTTGAAGCTGGTGATACGTTCTTTATCCCTGCAGGAACGGTACATGCGCTCTGTGCGGGTGTGGTTGTCGCTGAGATTCAGCAAAACTCGGATACGACGTATCGGATCTACGATTACAATCGTCCAGGGCTGGATGGCAAGCCACGTGAGTTGCATGTTGAAGACTCTTTGAATGTAACCGCCTATGAGGGCGCAGGTGCCTCAACGATGAAAACAAACAACGCTACTCCTGGTGAATGGCTCAAGCTTGCGGAATGCCCTTATTTTGTGGTTGAAAAAGGCATCGTGACTGAACGCTGGGAACTCTCCACCAATCCTGATAGCTTCACAATTCTCGTTGTCTGTGAAGGCGAAGGAACGCTGTCGTGGGCACATGCTGAATCAGACAACATTGAATTGAAAGCCGGACAATGTTATCTCTTGCCAGCCAATCTGGGTTCTTATACATTAGATGGAAATACCACTGTTCTTCGCTCTTATCTGCCATAA
- a CDS encoding class I SAM-dependent methyltransferase: protein MGFLSVLSCAHQWIASRLQPGDLAIDATVGTGADTLFLAQQVGRRGQVIGFDIQSEALTLAQARIRKQDDEAKLGSISMLQLSHDRMAEAVPESWVGEVGAVMFNLGYLPSESADSSIITETDSTIAALEAALALLRPRGIITVVLYPGHDGGAQEAEAVLEWSSALPVEQAQVVMYRQLQRETSPFLIGIEKK, encoded by the coding sequence ATGGGCTTTCTTTCAGTTCTCAGCTGTGCGCATCAGTGGATTGCTTCCCGTCTGCAGCCAGGTGATCTGGCCATAGATGCAACCGTCGGCACAGGAGCAGACACACTATTTTTGGCACAACAAGTAGGCAGACGTGGTCAAGTCATTGGATTTGATATTCAAAGTGAAGCTCTCACGCTGGCACAAGCACGTATACGAAAACAAGACGACGAAGCCAAGCTTGGCTCCATCTCCATGCTTCAACTGAGCCATGATCGCATGGCAGAAGCGGTGCCTGAGTCATGGGTTGGTGAAGTTGGGGCGGTCATGTTCAATCTGGGGTACCTGCCTTCAGAAAGTGCAGATTCCTCGATCATCACCGAGACAGACAGCACCATCGCTGCACTCGAAGCCGCACTCGCTTTATTACGTCCTCGCGGGATCATTACGGTTGTGCTCTACCCCGGTCATGACGGAGGGGCACAGGAAGCAGAAGCTGTATTGGAATGGTCCTCTGCCCTGCCGGTAGAACAGGCACAGGTCGTGATGTATCGCCAATTACAGCGAGAGACTTCTCCTTTTCTGATCGGAATCGAGAAAAAATAA